In Marivirga salinae, a single window of DNA contains:
- a CDS encoding TIGR03643 family protein, whose amino-acid sequence MKKIKDLSPEEIDRIVEMGWEDRTTFDAIYNQFGITEKQTIKIMRKEMKPSSFRMWRKRVQGRKTKHEALRKDDVKRFKSSRQKAISLNKYK is encoded by the coding sequence ATGAAAAAAATTAAGGATTTAAGCCCTGAAGAAATTGACAGAATAGTAGAAATGGGTTGGGAAGATCGTACCACATTTGATGCTATTTACAATCAATTTGGCATAACTGAAAAGCAAACCATTAAAATCATGCGTAAGGAAATGAAGCCTTCTAGTTTCAGGATGTGGAGAAAGCGTGTACAAGGCAGAAAAACTAAACATGAAGCGCTAAGGAAAGATGATGTTAAGCGTTTCAAATCTTCTCGGCAAAAGGCTATTAGTTTGAATAAGTATAAATAA
- a CDS encoding DUF4301 family protein: MDDKLKDDIKKAGKSVELVEEQLERFKKGFPYLSVDRPATIGDGIIQLSEKSIDEFIAFFEKQCMDYNMIKFVPASGAASRMFKRLYAFMEEDESQAEQDEFLKTFFNNIHKFAFSEALDKKMMEKSIGLDDALKAKKYHSIVKALLLEEGLNYGNLPKGLLDFHDYKSGIKTPVGEHFTEGENYARGIQGKVRLHFTVSPEHQKLFEEHAEHVRKGFNDFDITFSQQKPETDTIAVNPDNTPFYNDDGSILFRPAGHGALIENLNDLDHDIVFIKNIDNVVPDHLKLKTIHYKKALAGLLMSVQSKLFGYQNQLERNINELELLEIENFARKDLFLVFKDDYAQLDFSEKVGYLQYLLHRPIRICGMVKNTGEPGGGPFWVNEEDGSLNLQIAETSQIDPDDKKAQEALQNATHFNPVDLICGIKDFHGRKYDLLKYRNPETGFITSKSKDGRELKALELPGLWNGAMSDWITLFVEVPLSTFNPVKTVNDLLREEHQAG; encoded by the coding sequence ATGGATGATAAACTGAAAGATGATATTAAAAAAGCAGGTAAATCTGTGGAGTTGGTAGAAGAGCAATTAGAAAGATTTAAGAAAGGATTTCCTTATTTATCTGTAGACAGACCTGCCACAATAGGAGATGGTATAATTCAACTATCCGAGAAAAGCATAGATGAATTCATTGCCTTTTTTGAAAAGCAGTGTATGGATTATAATATGATTAAGTTCGTGCCTGCAAGTGGTGCTGCTAGTCGTATGTTCAAAAGATTGTATGCTTTTATGGAAGAGGATGAATCCCAAGCTGAGCAGGATGAATTTTTAAAAACTTTTTTTAATAATATCCACAAGTTTGCTTTTTCTGAAGCATTGGATAAAAAAATGATGGAAAAGAGTATTGGTTTAGATGATGCTTTAAAAGCAAAGAAATACCATTCCATTGTAAAAGCTTTATTGTTAGAAGAAGGTTTGAATTATGGTAATTTACCGAAAGGGCTATTAGATTTTCATGATTATAAGTCAGGTATAAAAACTCCTGTTGGTGAACATTTTACTGAAGGTGAAAATTATGCAAGAGGAATTCAAGGGAAAGTAAGATTGCATTTTACAGTTTCTCCAGAGCATCAAAAACTTTTTGAAGAGCATGCTGAACATGTTAGAAAAGGCTTTAATGATTTTGATATTACTTTTTCTCAACAAAAACCAGAAACTGATACTATAGCCGTTAATCCTGATAATACTCCATTCTATAATGATGATGGAAGTATATTATTTCGCCCAGCAGGGCATGGAGCTTTAATTGAAAACTTGAATGATTTAGATCATGATATTGTATTCATAAAGAACATTGATAATGTGGTGCCCGACCATTTAAAGCTGAAAACCATTCATTATAAAAAAGCTTTGGCAGGTTTATTAATGAGTGTTCAAAGTAAATTATTTGGATATCAGAATCAATTAGAGCGCAATATAAACGAATTAGAATTATTGGAAATTGAGAATTTCGCTCGAAAAGATTTGTTTTTGGTATTCAAGGATGATTATGCCCAATTAGATTTTTCAGAGAAAGTTGGCTATTTACAGTATCTATTGCATCGACCAATAAGAATTTGCGGTATGGTGAAAAATACTGGAGAACCAGGTGGTGGTCCGTTTTGGGTAAATGAGGAAGACGGCTCTTTAAACCTACAAATAGCAGAAACTTCCCAAATAGATCCTGATGATAAGAAAGCACAAGAAGCTTTACAAAATGCCACTCATTTTAACCCTGTGGATCTAATATGTGGGATTAAAGATTTTCACGGAAGAAAATATGATTTGTTAAAATATAGAAATCCTGAAACAGGTTTTATCACAAGTAAATCAAAAGATGGGAGAGAGTTAAAAGCTCTAGAGCTTCCGGGGCTCTGGAATGGCGCAATGTCTGACTGGATTACGCTTTTCGTTGAAGTGCCATTATCAACTTTCAATCCTGTAAAAACTGTCAATGATTTATTGAGAGAAGAGCATCAAGCGGGATAA
- a CDS encoding Nif3-like dinuclear metal center hexameric protein, producing MSKIKDIVQHLESIAPLAYQESYDNAGLIVGDASKNVSNVLITLDVTEEVIDEAISKNCELIVAHHPIIFKGLKKLTGSNYVERTVIKAIKNDIAIYASHTNLDNIKNGVNAKIAEKLGLINTEILSPKNGFLGKLSVFVPQENSEELKSALHEAGAGQIGEYKDCAFETAGKGSFLPSDKANPSIGKKGELETVDEHKIEIIFPMHLKNKILSAMKKAHPYEEVAYYLHQLENSYEDLGSGMIGEIAQPMESKEFFDYLKDKMDLSVIKHTKEINRKIKRVAICGGAGSFLISQAKIKQADIYISSDIKYHEFFDADERLIIADIGHYESERFTNEIFYAILKENFANIALHLGQTVTNPIKYY from the coding sequence ATGAGCAAAATAAAGGATATCGTCCAACATTTGGAAAGCATTGCGCCTTTAGCTTATCAAGAATCTTATGATAACGCGGGTTTGATAGTGGGCGATGCATCTAAAAATGTTAGCAATGTCTTGATCACTTTGGACGTAACCGAAGAAGTAATTGATGAAGCCATATCTAAAAATTGTGAATTGATAGTAGCACATCATCCTATAATTTTCAAAGGATTGAAAAAACTAACTGGAAGCAATTATGTAGAAAGAACTGTTATTAAAGCCATTAAAAACGATATTGCCATTTACGCATCTCATACAAATTTGGATAATATTAAAAATGGAGTGAATGCTAAGATTGCTGAAAAGCTAGGCTTGATTAATACCGAAATCTTAAGCCCTAAAAATGGTTTCTTAGGTAAATTAAGTGTTTTTGTCCCTCAAGAAAATTCTGAAGAATTAAAATCTGCTTTACACGAAGCAGGCGCAGGTCAGATTGGTGAATACAAAGATTGTGCTTTTGAAACAGCAGGAAAAGGAAGTTTTCTCCCATCTGACAAAGCCAACCCAAGCATCGGCAAAAAAGGAGAGCTAGAAACTGTAGATGAACATAAGATAGAAATTATTTTTCCGATGCATTTAAAAAATAAAATCTTGAGTGCCATGAAAAAGGCACATCCATATGAGGAAGTAGCTTATTATTTACATCAGTTGGAAAACAGTTATGAAGATTTAGGCTCAGGAATGATAGGAGAAATAGCGCAACCCATGGAGTCAAAAGAATTTTTTGACTACTTGAAAGATAAAATGGATTTATCCGTTATAAAACATACTAAAGAGATAAACCGTAAAATAAAAAGAGTTGCAATTTGTGGAGGAGCTGGTTCATTCCTAATTTCACAAGCAAAAATTAAGCAAGCAGACATTTATATCTCATCTGACATTAAATATCACGAGTTTTTTGATGCTGATGAAAGGCTGATTATAGCCGACATAGGGCATTATGAGAGCGAACGTTTTACAAATGAGATATTTTATGCAATATTGAAAGAAAATTTTGCTAATATTGCACTCCATTTAGGACAGACTGTCACGAATCCGATAAAATATTATTAA
- the lpxK gene encoding tetraacyldisaccharide 4'-kinase, whose amino-acid sequence MSPFSILYKWVMQLRNHLYDIEHKAVFHFDTKIISVGNLSMGGTGKTPFVEYILRYLIEKGYSNKVATLSRGYGRKSKGFRIANDEDSPKTIGDEPFQIYQKFRKAAVVSVGEDRVLAIPSLIYEHPENEVIVLDDAYQHRSVKPNFSVLLTDFNSLFYEDYVLPSGTLRESRKGAKRADIVIVTKCPPNLGGIEQEKIKNEIVRYIDKAVFFTSVKYEKTVATKEGQEVGKKIVLVTGIAQAQKFKEHLINEGFNVVKHYDFADHHNFTSKEIEEIDGFANLENADIITTEKDWVRLICFPELPKSFQSRLFYIPIMVQFLDDEKSFHQILEDSIIRA is encoded by the coding sequence ATGTCACCATTTAGTATTTTATACAAATGGGTAATGCAATTAAGGAATCATTTATACGATATCGAACACAAAGCTGTTTTTCATTTTGATACCAAAATTATTTCTGTGGGCAATCTGTCCATGGGAGGAACTGGGAAAACTCCATTTGTGGAATATATTTTAAGGTATTTAATTGAAAAAGGATATTCTAATAAAGTGGCTACTTTATCAAGAGGTTACGGAAGAAAATCTAAAGGCTTTAGAATTGCTAATGATGAAGATTCACCCAAAACAATTGGGGACGAACCATTTCAAATTTATCAGAAATTCAGAAAGGCAGCAGTAGTTTCAGTAGGAGAGGATAGAGTTTTGGCAATTCCGAGTTTAATTTATGAACATCCTGAAAATGAAGTTATTGTTTTAGATGATGCCTATCAACACAGAAGTGTGAAACCCAATTTTTCAGTTTTATTGACTGATTTCAATTCTCTTTTCTACGAAGATTATGTTTTGCCATCAGGCACTTTAAGGGAAAGCAGAAAGGGAGCCAAAAGAGCAGATATTGTGATTGTGACTAAATGCCCACCGAATTTGGGGGGAATTGAACAGGAAAAGATTAAGAACGAAATTGTGCGTTATATTGATAAGGCTGTGTTTTTCACTTCTGTAAAATATGAAAAAACAGTGGCGACAAAAGAAGGGCAAGAGGTAGGAAAGAAAATTGTTTTAGTAACAGGAATTGCTCAAGCTCAAAAATTTAAAGAGCATTTAATTAATGAAGGATTTAATGTTGTAAAGCATTATGACTTTGCAGACCATCATAATTTTACTTCAAAAGAAATTGAAGAAATTGATGGATTCGCAAATTTAGAAAATGCTGATATCATCACTACTGAAAAGGATTGGGTGAGATTAATCTGCTTTCCAGAATTACCTAAATCATTTCAAAGCAGGTTGTTTTACATCCCTATCATGGTACAGTTTTTGGATGATGAAAAATCTTTTCATCAAATCTTGGAAGATTCTATAATAAGAGCTTAA
- a CDS encoding glycosyltransferase translates to MNDDNTIDNQTHILTEIAWEVCNQVGGIYTVIRSKVPTMVKKWDKNYFLIGPYAPKEAATDFEEADFGHSVIDETLRICREKGLSIKSGYWLVSGRPQTLLFDHKSAFHELGDIKYYYWQNHGIDFKNHDPLMDEVLAFGYMVHIFLSEMTRVAIDQKIKPLAHFHEWMAGSAVPNLRRDQVPLQTVFTTHATLLGRYLAMNDPQFYDHLPFMDWHKEAVHFNVEANVKLERACVHGAHVFTTVSEVTGKECFHLLGRSPDKILPNGLNIERFSVLHEVQNLHHKYKQLLENFIMGHFFKSYSFDLNKTLYFFTSGRFEYSNKGYDLTLEALARLNHRLKEANSPLTVVMFFITRQPVKSINPDVLNARAMLDKINANSNAIVEQIKNRLYRQAASSKGDHKLPNLNDMVDDYWRLRHRRTIQAWKSGGLPPVVTHNLVDDANDSILNFLRTANLVNNESDKVKVVYHPDFISSTNPLFGMEYDDFVRACHLGVFPSYYEPWGYTPLESLARGVASVTSDLSGFGDYMKNVSIGDKKHGMFIVKRANKSFDEAAEELTNVMWEFTQITSRERIDMRNQSEDLSEVFDWKNLYKAYENSYKMALETYF, encoded by the coding sequence ATGAATGATGATAATACAATTGATAATCAAACCCATATTTTAACAGAAATTGCCTGGGAAGTTTGTAATCAAGTAGGCGGCATTTATACGGTAATTCGTTCTAAAGTTCCGACTATGGTCAAAAAATGGGATAAAAATTATTTTTTGATAGGTCCTTATGCTCCAAAGGAAGCAGCCACTGATTTTGAAGAAGCTGACTTTGGTCATTCTGTTATAGATGAAACATTAAGAATTTGCAGAGAAAAAGGGTTAAGTATAAAATCTGGTTATTGGTTAGTTTCAGGCAGGCCACAAACTCTTTTATTTGACCATAAATCAGCATTTCATGAATTAGGAGATATAAAATATTACTATTGGCAAAATCATGGAATTGATTTTAAAAACCATGATCCTTTGATGGATGAAGTTCTAGCCTTTGGTTATATGGTTCATATTTTTCTTTCAGAAATGACACGAGTAGCCATTGACCAAAAAATTAAACCTCTGGCTCATTTCCATGAATGGATGGCAGGTTCTGCTGTCCCGAATTTAAGAAGAGATCAAGTGCCTTTGCAAACGGTTTTTACCACTCATGCTACTCTTTTGGGAAGGTATCTTGCGATGAATGATCCTCAATTTTATGACCATTTACCTTTTATGGATTGGCATAAGGAAGCAGTCCATTTTAATGTAGAGGCAAACGTAAAACTAGAACGAGCCTGCGTACATGGTGCTCACGTTTTTACAACGGTTAGTGAAGTTACAGGAAAAGAATGTTTCCATTTATTGGGGAGAAGTCCAGATAAAATTTTACCTAATGGATTGAATATTGAACGATTTTCGGTTTTACACGAAGTTCAAAATTTGCATCATAAGTATAAGCAATTACTGGAGAATTTTATAATGGGTCATTTTTTCAAAAGCTATTCTTTTGACTTAAATAAAACCCTATACTTTTTTACATCAGGTCGGTTTGAGTACTCCAATAAAGGATATGATTTAACTTTAGAGGCTTTGGCTCGCTTAAATCATCGGCTTAAAGAGGCTAATTCACCTCTAACTGTTGTAATGTTTTTTATTACTCGTCAGCCCGTTAAATCCATAAACCCAGATGTTTTGAATGCAAGGGCAATGCTTGATAAAATCAATGCTAATTCAAATGCAATTGTTGAGCAGATTAAAAACAGATTATATAGACAAGCTGCTTCAAGCAAAGGCGACCATAAATTACCCAACCTAAATGATATGGTGGATGATTATTGGAGATTAAGACATAGAAGAACTATACAAGCCTGGAAATCAGGAGGCTTACCGCCAGTAGTAACACATAATTTGGTAGATGATGCAAATGATTCTATTTTAAATTTCTTAAGAACGGCCAACCTTGTTAACAATGAATCCGATAAAGTTAAAGTAGTCTATCATCCTGATTTCATATCTTCCACTAATCCGTTATTCGGAATGGAGTATGATGATTTTGTTAGAGCGTGCCATTTAGGCGTTTTTCCTAGCTATTATGAGCCATGGGGCTATACTCCTTTAGAATCATTGGCTAGGGGAGTTGCTTCTGTAACATCAGATTTATCAGGATTTGGAGACTACATGAAGAATGTAAGCATTGGTGATAAAAAACACGGAATGTTTATAGTGAAAAGAGCCAATAAAAGCTTTGATGAAGCAGCAGAGGAATTAACAAATGTGATGTGGGAGTTTACTCAGATCACGAGTAGGGAAAGAATTGATATGAGAAATCAATCAGAGGATTTGTCTGAAGTTTTTGATTGGAAGAATTTATATAAAGCCTATGAAAACAGTTACAAAATGGCTTTAGAAACTTATTTTTAA
- a CDS encoding nucleoside recognition domain-containing protein: MVLNYIWIAFFLIAFVFALVQWIFMGDMEIFPALTQATFDNAKLGFEISLWLTGVMSLWLGIMKIGERGGMVAILAKITSPLFSRLFPEVPKNHPAMGAMLMNISANMLGLDNAATPLGLKAMHSLQELNPVKDTASNAQIMFLVLNTSGLTIIPISIMVYRSQLGAADPSDVFIPILLTTFFSTLSGLIAVSLIQKINLFHKNILLSLGLLSLIIAGIIWFFSSLSQAELGPISSNIANFILFSIIIAFIVLAVRKKVNVYDSFVEGAKEGFNYAVMIIPYLIAILVAVGVFRASGAMMVLKDGLEAVVAFAGLNTDFVPSIPTALMKPLSGSGARGMMVDAMEVHGADSFVGRLVSVMQGSTETTFYVLAVYFGSVNIRNSRYALTCGLIADAVGIIAAILISYMFFY, encoded by the coding sequence ATGGTTCTCAATTACATCTGGATTGCATTTTTTCTGATTGCCTTTGTCTTTGCCCTTGTCCAATGGATTTTCATGGGCGATATGGAAATATTCCCTGCGCTCACTCAGGCTACCTTCGATAATGCCAAATTGGGATTTGAAATTTCTTTATGGTTAACAGGCGTGATGTCTCTTTGGTTAGGAATTATGAAAATAGGCGAAAGAGGTGGAATGGTTGCTATTTTAGCGAAAATCACCTCACCCCTTTTCTCAAGGCTATTTCCGGAAGTTCCCAAAAATCATCCTGCCATGGGTGCTATGCTGATGAATATTTCAGCTAATATGTTGGGATTGGATAATGCAGCCACGCCCTTAGGATTGAAAGCTATGCACAGTTTACAAGAATTGAATCCTGTGAAAGATACTGCCAGCAATGCCCAAATTATGTTTTTGGTATTGAATACCTCAGGATTAACTATTATTCCTATAAGTATTATGGTTTATCGTTCTCAATTAGGTGCCGCTGATCCTTCAGATGTATTTATCCCGATTTTACTTACTACTTTTTTCTCTACTTTAAGTGGATTGATAGCTGTCTCTTTGATTCAGAAAATCAACCTTTTCCATAAAAACATATTGCTTTCTTTAGGCTTATTGAGTCTTATAATTGCAGGAATTATCTGGTTTTTTAGTAGTCTTAGCCAAGCAGAACTTGGACCTATTTCATCTAATATTGCCAATTTCATTCTATTCTCCATAATTATAGCTTTCATTGTCCTGGCTGTCCGTAAAAAAGTAAATGTGTATGACTCATTCGTTGAAGGAGCTAAAGAAGGTTTCAATTATGCAGTAATGATCATTCCTTATCTGATTGCTATTTTAGTAGCAGTTGGCGTTTTCAGAGCTTCAGGGGCTATGATGGTTTTAAAAGATGGCTTGGAGGCAGTTGTGGCTTTTGCTGGTTTAAACACTGACTTTGTGCCGAGTATCCCAACTGCCTTAATGAAACCACTCAGCGGAAGTGGAGCAAGAGGAATGATGGTGGATGCAATGGAAGTTCATGGAGCTGATTCCTTTGTAGGAAGACTAGTGAGTGTGATGCAAGGTTCTACCGAAACTACATTTTATGTATTAGCAGTTTATTTTGGCTCAGTAAATATTCGTAATTCCCGATATGCTTTAACTTGCGGCTTAATAGCCGATGCAGTTGGAATTATAGCAGCTATCTTGATTAGCTATATGTTTTTCTATTAA
- a CDS encoding zinc ribbon domain-containing protein, whose translation MESTVAQKLDALKKLQGIDSKLDDIKKVRGALPDEVADLEDEIAGYETRIQKFDESVKAIKDEIEAAKQGMKESEKLIAKYGEQQMSVRNNREYDAITKEVELQQLDIQIHEKKIKEAEAKIEDKVKGIEETKAMHEDRVKDLESKRAELENIESETTEEVSKLEKDREKALKKIEDRLAASYERLRGNVRNGLAVVPVKRGACGGCFNTVPPQRQADIRDRKKLIVCEHCGRILTDVEEEIIEEKPKKKRTTRKTTTAKKKAEK comes from the coding sequence ATGGAAAGTACTGTAGCACAAAAGCTTGATGCCTTGAAAAAATTACAAGGTATCGATTCAAAATTAGACGATATTAAAAAAGTGAGGGGAGCCCTACCTGACGAGGTAGCTGATTTAGAAGATGAGATTGCAGGCTATGAAACCCGTATTCAAAAATTCGATGAAAGCGTAAAAGCAATCAAAGATGAAATTGAAGCCGCTAAGCAAGGCATGAAGGAATCAGAAAAGTTGATTGCCAAATATGGCGAACAGCAAATGAGCGTTAGAAATAATCGCGAATATGATGCCATCACTAAAGAGGTTGAATTACAGCAATTGGATATTCAAATCCATGAGAAAAAAATAAAAGAAGCTGAAGCTAAAATTGAAGATAAGGTAAAAGGCATCGAGGAAACTAAAGCTATGCACGAAGACCGTGTAAAAGATTTAGAAAGCAAACGTGCTGAATTAGAAAATATCGAGTCTGAAACAACAGAGGAAGTTAGCAAACTTGAGAAGGATAGAGAAAAGGCGCTAAAGAAAATTGAAGATAGATTAGCTGCTTCTTATGAAAGATTAAGAGGAAATGTTAGAAACGGCTTAGCTGTTGTTCCTGTTAAAAGAGGAGCTTGCGGTGGTTGTTTCAATACTGTTCCCCCTCAGAGACAAGCTGATATCAGAGATAGAAAAAAATTAATCGTTTGTGAGCACTGTGGTAGAATCTTGACTGATGTTGAAGAGGAAATCATAGAAGAAAAGCCAAAAAAGAAACGTACTACAAGAAAGACTACTACTGCAAAGAAAAAAGCAGAAAAGTAA
- a CDS encoding putative porin has protein sequence MTLLNFAAVLKKILLIISIFVCGIGSVFAQVIDDSTKNVYGAKTTFFTTEENIKNNLEAYQVIDTSLTGTHNWDPVNISDYYYQNIGTIGTAMRPVFYETPDIIGKRSGFGVYDRYMKTPDEFRYFDTKSPYTKMRSVFGGNYRAFIGIDFSRNVNENWNVGFSFRRWTIDKQIGPLQSRGDLNVLSHSYDIQTDYRTPDRKYHVMFNFARTFHKVNETGGIRDTTETLVYNELFDYDDEDINLRNAQSGELRQQYHIYQQYKLNNLIQFYHVFDRTNRMNSFLNTDPSTNPDVDYFDQFLLRTDSTADLSRYVYFQNEVGFKGSIGDFFYRFYGKRKEIRYTGKYLNSVNPLTENYAGGYIRFKPKENWQLKANAEYELNGNYQIGASLDVPFLTVSAKSMQFASPFFYEQHLGNHDYWRNNFSSEQVQQLSGKLDIKWKDYFRIQPKLDLKIVSNHMYFDTLAMPQQSNGIATLIHPGIEAKAKYGAMNLDANYVYTLKEGADADLFRIPEHFLTLDVYYHKVFEGRLEARIGTEAHYKSTYFADDYDPVIQQFHLQNYFEVPGYMFIDLYASVKINTAQLFIKFRHLNQDITAGGYFTTPYYTGQERILDFGLTWMFFD, from the coding sequence ATGACTTTACTTAATTTTGCAGCTGTTTTGAAGAAAATTTTATTAATTATATCGATTTTTGTTTGTGGAATAGGCTCAGTTTTTGCCCAGGTGATTGATGATTCTACAAAAAATGTATATGGTGCTAAAACCACTTTTTTCACAACTGAGGAAAATATTAAAAATAACTTAGAAGCCTATCAGGTTATTGATACCAGTTTAACTGGTACACATAATTGGGATCCTGTAAACATCTCAGATTACTATTATCAAAATATAGGAACGATTGGAACTGCTATGCGTCCTGTATTTTATGAAACCCCGGATATAATAGGTAAAAGAAGTGGATTTGGGGTTTATGATCGCTACATGAAAACGCCTGACGAATTCAGATACTTTGATACTAAATCTCCTTACACCAAAATGAGATCAGTATTTGGCGGTAATTATAGAGCATTTATTGGAATTGATTTTTCAAGAAATGTAAACGAAAACTGGAATGTAGGTTTTAGTTTTAGAAGATGGACCATTGATAAACAAATTGGACCTTTGCAGAGTAGAGGTGATTTGAATGTGTTGAGCCATTCTTACGATATACAAACTGACTATCGCACACCAGATAGGAAATATCATGTGATGTTTAATTTTGCTCGAACCTTTCACAAAGTAAATGAAACAGGGGGTATAAGAGATACTACTGAGACCTTAGTTTATAATGAACTATTCGATTATGATGACGAAGATATAAATCTGAGAAACGCTCAAAGTGGTGAGCTTAGGCAGCAATATCATATTTATCAACAGTATAAATTGAATAATTTAATACAGTTCTACCATGTTTTTGATAGAACTAACAGAATGAATTCATTTTTAAATACAGATCCTTCCACTAATCCTGATGTTGATTACTTTGATCAATTTCTATTAAGAACAGATTCCACTGCTGATTTGAGTAGATATGTATATTTTCAAAATGAAGTAGGTTTTAAAGGGAGTATAGGTGATTTCTTTTATCGCTTTTACGGTAAGAGGAAAGAAATCCGATATACAGGGAAATATCTAAATTCCGTTAATCCATTAACAGAAAATTATGCGGGAGGATATATTCGATTTAAACCAAAAGAAAATTGGCAATTAAAAGCCAATGCTGAATATGAATTAAATGGAAATTATCAGATTGGAGCTAGCTTGGATGTTCCATTTCTAACTGTTAGCGCTAAGAGCATGCAATTTGCTTCCCCATTCTTTTATGAACAGCATTTAGGGAATCATGATTATTGGCGAAATAATTTTAGTAGCGAACAAGTGCAACAGTTAAGTGGAAAGTTGGATATAAAATGGAAGGATTATTTCAGAATACAGCCTAAACTGGATTTGAAAATAGTAAGCAATCATATGTATTTCGATACTTTAGCCATGCCTCAGCAATCAAATGGAATTGCTACTTTAATCCATCCCGGCATTGAAGCAAAAGCAAAATATGGCGCTATGAACTTGGATGCGAATTATGTTTATACGTTAAAAGAAGGAGCAGATGCTGATTTATTTAGGATACCTGAGCATTTCTTGACCTTAGATGTGTACTATCATAAAGTATTTGAAGGAAGATTAGAGGCCAGAATTGGGACTGAAGCTCATTATAAATCTACTTATTTTGCTGATGATTACGACCCAGTTATTCAGCAATTCCATTTACAGAATTATTTCGAAGTTCCGGGCTATATGTTTATTGATTTGTATGCTAGTGTAAAAATCAATACAGCACAATTATTTATAAAATTCAGACATTTAAATCAGGATATTACGGCAGGCGGATATTTCACAACCCCATACTATACCGGACAAGAAAGAATACTTGATTTTGGATTGACTTGGATGTTTTTTGATTAA
- a CDS encoding tRNA-(ms[2]io[6]A)-hydroxylase produces MEKEKFTLGLELPTDPRWVNIAEKNIEDILVDHAYCEQKAASSCMSLIINFPEMDEMVKVMTPVVAEEWSHFERVLEQLDKRGYKLGFQRKDEYVSKLMKLEIKGGSRKFQLMEKLLINALIEARSCERFKQLHLHIQDEELKKFYYELMVSEAGHYKNFLKLAESYQPKENVRKRWAELLEAEAEIMKNLEVREDRLH; encoded by the coding sequence ATGGAAAAAGAGAAATTCACATTAGGATTAGAATTACCTACCGACCCGAGATGGGTCAATATAGCTGAAAAAAATATTGAAGATATTTTAGTAGATCATGCTTATTGTGAGCAAAAAGCCGCTAGCTCATGCATGAGTTTGATCATTAATTTTCCTGAAATGGATGAAATGGTGAAAGTGATGACACCGGTGGTAGCTGAAGAATGGTCTCATTTTGAAAGAGTGTTAGAACAATTAGATAAAAGAGGTTATAAGCTCGGTTTTCAACGAAAAGATGAATACGTTTCTAAATTAATGAAATTGGAAATAAAAGGTGGTAGCCGAAAATTCCAGCTAATGGAAAAACTTTTAATTAATGCTTTGATTGAAGCAAGAAGCTGTGAAAGGTTTAAACAATTGCATTTGCATATTCAGGATGAGGAATTAAAAAAATTCTATTATGAATTAATGGTTTCAGAGGCAGGCCATTATAAAAACTTCTTGAAATTGGCAGAAAGTTACCAACCAAAAGAAAATGTAAGAAAGCGTTGGGCAGAATTATTAGAAGCAGAAGCTGAAATTATGAAGAATTTGGAAGTAAGGGAAGATAGGTTGCATTAA